A segment of the Gossypium hirsutum isolate 1008001.06 chromosome D10, Gossypium_hirsutum_v2.1, whole genome shotgun sequence genome:
AAGAATCGCATGTAATAAATCGCAGATAGAAAAAAGAATTAGGGATTTTGACAGATTGGGGATTTGGTGCTGGGAGCGGGGATTTAGTCCAAAAACTGATATATGTTTAAAACGACCACATTTTCAATTCCAACTTTTACGGCGCTTACAAGGAAACGCCactaattttacaacttttacggCGTTTTgagaaaaaacgccactaatatttAATTCGTCAATGAAACGACGCTGTTTCGttcaatttatattattatctgcAGCGTTTATTGGCAAAACGTCACTAATATTTAGATTGTGTGGCGTTTTTTCAggaaaacgccactaattattcacttttaaaatatatattaataagtttataagttttcaaatttttaatagatttatgAATTTGATACATTCATATCACATTATTTTTAAGCAATACATTGTTATgactttattaatattatttcaataatattatttaaaaatatgttacatatttaatacattatttttaattgttaaaatttaataaattttataaatcttaaagagtgtatatttaaaattttatcaacatTCGAATTTATAAATAACTGAGTAATCAAAAAATgtattacaattttaaatttatgctctatttttaagttaaattggGTTGATGGAGATATGCCAGTATAATTTCATTTCATGAAGCGGAGCTTAAAGAAAACGCCACAAATCTTACAAATTTTGAGGGTCAACTGAACTCGTCAATGAAACGGCTCcgttttattcaatttttcaaatattatttgcggcgtttttcatagaaacgccactaaatattcactttatttataagtatttgcggcgttttagtaaaaaacgccactaaaatttCATGTACAGAAAGAGACGGTGccgttttattaaaatataagtaaattttCTGGCGTTTtcataaaaaacgccacaaatgaTTAACTGAAACAACACCGTTTTCCAGTTTAAAGATAATTTACGGCGTTTTTTGAAAAAGGCCACAAATAAAAATGCAATAAATATTtgctaaaatttgaataaattttattatttatttatttatctcttgtatatttaatttaaattttacataaataattattaaaattttaagtaatatttaaaagtatttaatataaaaattaataacccCTAATTCCCAAATTCCTAACCCATAACCCCTAAATCCCCTTAACCCTTAAagcataaaccctaaacccctaaatctccctaacccctaaagcataacccctaaaaaaattattatataattttactatttaaattttacgtaaataaatattatttaaaaatattaagtaataCTTAAAAGTATTTGATACATGTATCAATCTACATGCATAAAGTGAtcatctatctattatatatctcttaaataatataaactatatactcataatttaaatatattaaatttcttattatctattttagaaatatataataacatatttgatataaaaattaataaaaactattTAATCTAAACTTAAACTCTAACCTTACCAttcaaaccctaaacccctaacccctaaatcccACTAACCCTTAAACATTAAATCTCAAACCCTAAATCCATACCCTGACCTACtccttaaactctaaaccatatactataatgataattaattcaatattttaaatttaatactacctcttttacgattatataagaaattatttaatatataaactaaaaaaatcagtaatgtatccaaaaaactttaaaatattttaaataatagtttttttaatttttctatttttaagaaatatttaaattattttaaatccctgagcattagcggcgcttttctaaaaacgccgctaaatccctgaaagtaggggtgagcaaaactcgattcgactcgaaaaaatcgaaaaaaaattcgaatttcgagttaaacgaatcgagttattcgagttaatcgagttattcgaatcaactcgaatatttttttcaaatttcgagttcgaatcgagttgagttttcgaattcgaataactcgaataattcgaataattcgaatatcaaactataatattttacatttttaccccaaactcccaaacctttttacttttccctcaaaacttttaatccttcccactttccccccaaaacttttactcccctcccctcccaacccccaatctacccaaaatctatttcccaccaaaattttactctcccatttatttttctcaaaaatttactcccaaaaaccctcaaaaccttttattttcccccaaaatttttactccctcccacttttcccctaaaacttttattcccttcccatcccacctcccatctatcccaaaccctccccctccaatttttttttaatattttccctccaaaattttactccccctatttactttccctcaaacttttattccccaaaactttttatttttccccaaaactttttatttttcccctaaacttttacttctcaccctttactctcaaataaaaaatcaaaattatccaaaaaaaaatcactaaacataaatagtaataattttatttatatctactatttatattattaaattaaatttcacattttatattatttatattattgaattgtttagtcattgaatatttatattaaaattgaattattaattatgccataaaatattcgtgttaaaattttatattgttatcaatttcaaattttatttttaaaataacttattaaaaaatcatatttttacatttaatatattttttaattctaaaatacatagtgacaagaatctgaagataattgaaacaactaagcaagcaaagaagctaaccaatatataaaaaattaataaataaattatgaagtgatgaaagttaataaaaaatttgattaaggtggacaaattttattacgatgggtgacaatggttacaaggacccaaatttattttttaaaatttaactcgaacaaatatattcgattcgattcgattcgaattccatctcactcgactcgattcgagaaaacttcaaataaagttaggatgataaaatgagattcgaaaactcgattaactcgaaaatttttgattcgattcgattcgatcgaatgctcacccctacctGAAAGCACAGAAAACGACGACGTTGGGCTTAGTTTTTTTTGCGGCGCtattccaaaaacgccgctaaatccctaagcattagcggcgcttctctaGAAATGCCGCTAAATTCCCGAAAAGCTTAGAAACGATGTCGTTGtacttaggttttttgcggcgctttttcgaaaacgccgctaaagccctaagcattagcggcgttttattaaaaacgccactaatcaCTCGAAAGTTCagaaaaacggcgtcgttgggatTAGGCTTTTTGTGGCGCTtgctcaaaaacgccgctaaagccctgagcattaacGGCGCTTTAttagaaacgccgctaaatccccgaaagcttgGCAAACGACGTCGTTCGGATTAGGTTTTTTTCGGTGCTTTctataaaacgccgctaatgatcgatctttagcggcattttagtagcaaacgccgctaaagacgccgctaaaagcctgttttggtgtagtgcagTAAGAGTGAGTGCCCCTTATAATTGAGATGTATGACGACACAATTatagataaattaaatttatgtgGTAGAACTATCCAACAGCAAGACAAGTTGGGAGCTAGCTAAGACATAAGACAGTTTCAAGATAAAATTGAACAATTTCATTTTGGATGACATGATGAGAGCGTCGTGAACAAGTAAAGAAGAATGTCATGGTTTGTGCACAACAACTCAACAAAGAAAATAGGGCTTACTTAATTCTCTAGGATTGACCCAATTTTTAAATCACTCATGAAGACTATCTACTTGTTTAACTAATAAAacgaattaattttgaatttaaagaatgaagagtttaaattctttaaaattctAATTTGTAGATAGGTTTTGAATTTTAACCATTAATGTAATATGAGCTATACTGTAGATGTGATGGGAGTCAAAATATAAATAGAGGTCTCCATTTGTCCTTTTCTTTTATTAGTTTTAgtgctttaaattttttaaaattcttggCTGGAGTGTTTTAAGTAAATTTAAACAACTTAGAGGTGAAACTTCATGTGAAAGTTTGATGGTTTAGGGTATTCATTGTCTTAAGTGTAGCTTGGATTTGAGTTGTACTAGTTGTGTTTGTTGTTCGGGCTTtgtcaaaattaaataattgaaatatttttatataaaaaaaattaaatgttttaaataatttgttGAAATAAAATCATAGTCTTACTCAATTCCATCCATCAACAAGTGTTTCTGTCTGGTTCCTAGTCAGTCTCGCAactaaaacataatgaaatctagTGGGCTTTATGAGGAGACTGATAGTGAAGTATGTTGCAGTGGGGGCCAAGCTCCAGCATAAGGACATGTTTGAGACATGTCTCTTAGCATATGGTAAGAAGTGGGTCACTTCTCAAAAAATTTGCTAATGGATGTCTTAGGCCTCCTTTTTCCCCCAGTTGACTTAATCTATTGGAGCTTGATTATGTTGCATATTCATGCATCACAGACAGTAGTTTGACATACCAGCTCTAAAACAAGTGGCCCCCTTAAACCTTCCAGCTAGGTATGTCACCAGTTGCAACTTTCATATTCTTTTCTTGTCATCTAATGGAAACCGAAAGCTGCTCTGAATGACTTGATGAATGGATAAAAGGCGAGCAGTAGGAGGATGCATTGAATCTTTGTGAATGGCTCAAGAACAAAGTTGATAGTGATCCATTGGGACCCTTCATTTCTAAAAGGGGCATCTTCTTTTTCCTCCTAAATTTCCCAACTATCACATAATAAAGCAGTCTAtttattttagctaattttttttacctATGATATCAAATCCATTATTAGTCAAACAAACGAGATTACGCTTGATTTCCAGTTTGCCACTAACAAAAGGTGGCCTGAAATGTTTACTTTTTTCTAAACAACTTGTATAGTTCTTAAAGAGCACTTTTTTCTAAACAACTTGTATAGTTCTTAAAGAGCCTTTTTGCATGGTATAATAATACTTGTTCATATATAATACAATACTATTAGTGGTAGATAATTGCCATAATGTCCCATGTTTATGGTATATTCTCATCTActacatcttttgaatgtttggTCAAGATGTAATGGTTCAACCCCATCCCATCTGCTTCATTTTGTATGGTGGGTGGTGCAGAAGAGTGAGAATGCCATCTAGCCCAGAAGAGATAGTTTAGGAAGTTGAGGAAGCTAATGACTGCTAGCAACCAGTAGAAAAGGTCTAGTCTGTCTTTATTGAGATCGTTGTCGCTAAGCCAACCGCCTTTCGAAGAAGAAGATGTGATCTTATTTACTAGAGAAACCAGTACTGAGCTCAAGTAGAACCCAAATGAGTAAGAACAATAGGTCATTGCCATCAGAAATGCTTGCATCCCTTGCAAGGATTGCTTGTAGAAGAACTCAATTAGGCCAACCGCAGTAAGCATCTCCGATAATCCGAAGATTAAGAACTGTGGGGTGATCCAAAAGATGGATATTATTTCGCCCGAACCCAAAGCCGAGTCCCTTCTCTTCTTCTCCATAAGTGCCGCGGCAATCATCGAAAAGGTTGAGAGAAAAAGACCCGAGCCTATCCTCTGTAGAGGCGAAATTCCGGATTCGTGACCGGTAATCTTCCTGGCAAAAGGGACGAAGAACTTGTCGTATAATGGGACTAGGAAGATGAGTATGATGTAAGGGATCGACTGAAGGGAAGCTGGTGGGATATGGAAAGACTTGGTTAGCTGAGTATCCATTGCACTTCCTTGTTGCACTGAGAATGTTTGTAGTTGAGCCAAAACGGTATTGAAAACAATGGTGCAAGCAAATATAGGAATCACTGAAATCAATATCTTCACTTGCTCCACTTGTGTAACACTGCACAATCTCCATGGACTTTCCTTTGTATTGCTTCCATCTTCAACTTTGATGCACGCCTTGTCTAAGAACCTGAACCTTTGTGTCTGAACCACATTTCCAGATTCAGCTCGGTTTTGATCTCCATTGATCATC
Coding sequences within it:
- the LOC107914199 gene encoding protein NRT1/ PTR FAMILY 4.3 → MEEGRGTDKGEMKHQQENTVDWRGRPSNPKKHGGMSAAAFVLGLQAFEIMGIAAVGNNLITYLINEMHFSLSKSANIVTNFVGTIFLLALLGGYLSDSHLGCFWTIILFGFVELSGFILLSVQAHLPQLKPAKCNMLTDGDMCEEAKGFKALIFFVALYLVALGSGCVKPNMIAHGADQFNLQTNPSHSKKLSTYFNAAYFAFSMGELIALTVLVWIQTHAGMDVGFGVSAAAMAMGLIVVVSGTLYYRNKPPQGSIFTPIAQVFVAAMLKRKQINPELMINGDQNRAESGNVVQTQRFRFLDKACIKVEDGSNTKESPWRLCSVTQVEQVKILISVIPIFACTIVFNTVLAQLQTFSVQQGSAMDTQLTKSFHIPPASLQSIPYIILIFLVPLYDKFFVPFARKITGHESGISPLQRIGSGLFLSTFSMIAAALMEKKRRDSALGSGEIISIFWITPQFLIFGLSEMLTAVGLIEFFYKQSLQGMQAFLMAMTYCSYSFGFYLSSVLVSLVNKITSSSSKGGWLSDNDLNKDRLDLFYWLLAVISFLNFLNYLFWARWHSHSSAPPTIQNEADGMGLNHYILTKHSKDVVDENIP